CTGGAGGATTGCCTCCGGCGCACCGAGCCGTTCTTCCATAACTTCACTGCCGAGGAATGCGCGCGGATCAAGAAAGGGTACATGCCGCTTTTGCGTATATGGTATGAGCATTATTTCCGCCATGTGGAGCATACCCTGCTCCCGCTCCTTATTGAAGACGCCTCTGAGAAAAAAATGCTGGAGAGCAAAATGGACATGGTCCCGCTGATCGAATATGCTTCCGGCGGGATTGTCATCGAGGACATTCCCGGGCTAAAAACAATTGTCCTGCTGCCTACGGTGCATAACCGGCCGATTAACACATATTGCTTCTTCAAGAACCTGATGCTGGTGCAATACCCGGTAGATGTTCCTTCAGACAATGAGGAGGAGCCACCCACCGTGCTGCTTCGTTTAACACAGGCTCTCTCTGATCCTACCCGGCTGAGACTGCTGCGCTTCGTAGCGAACGAACCGAAGACGCTGTGGGAGATGCAGTCCGAGCTGAGCCTGTCCCGGGAGATACTGATGCATCATCTGCTTAGTCTAAGAGTCGCCGGACTTCTGCGGGTCCATCTGCGCGGTGAAGGCACCGAACGCTACAGCATACGCCCTGACGGGGCCTCGGAGCTCCAGATGTTTCTGGAGTCCTACATTCGTATCTAACAGACCAACTTAGGAGTGAACCTCATGAAGTATTTGACCCAACAAGTGATCTTTGATCTCGACGATACCCTGGTGCATTGCAATAAGTATTTTGATCTCATTCTTGGACAGTATTTCCAGCTGATGTCTGACTGGTTCAGCGATTACCAGCCTACGATCGGCGAACTGCGCAGCAAGCAGGTGGAGATCGATGTCGAGACCGTCAGCACAAGCGGCCTGGCCAGCGACAATTTTCCGAAATCGCTGATTGCCACCTACCGTTATTTCTGCAGCAAATATAACCGCAAACCGGTTGCCTTCGAGGAACGCCAGCTGATGAAGCTGGGAATGAGCGTGTACGACCAGGAGGTGGAAGCTTATCCCGGCATGGTAGAGACGCTGGATACTCTCAAGCAGGACGGCCATTCCCTCTACCTATATACCGGCGGCGACGACACCATCCAGCAGCGCAAAATCGCCCAAATGAAGCTGGACGCCTATTTCGATGACCGCATCTATATCCGCCAGCACAAGAATGTGGAGGCGCTTGAGAATATCCTGACCACCTACCCGTTCGACCGCAAAACCACCTGGATGATCGGCAACTCCCTGCGTACGGATGTACTGCCCGCGCTGACTGCCGGGATCAACAGCATCTATCTGAAGCAGCCGACGGAGTGGCTCTACAATCTAATTGAGCTGGAGCGGGAGATGCAGCAGTCCGTCATGACCATCTCTGCCATTCACGAAGTCCCTCCGGTGATCCGCACCGCTGCGCTGCGGGAGCATCACGGCTGATGGACGGCTTCATCTGGATCAGGCGATTGTTACAAATGGCATAGGCAGCCTGCCGCCGGTATGATTATACTATTTGAGTAGATTTTCACACCGCGCAGGAGGCTGGCCATGAATAACAAAGCTAACCGTTCCAGGAATACCCCGAATCACGGGCGTCTGCTCCCTATGCTGCTTGCTGTGATTGCTGTGCTGCTGATCGCCCTTCTTGCTTTCTTCCTTACACAGAGCAAGTCATCCGGTACTGAGGCGCTCGATAATCTCCCCAACTACACCGATGTGAAGGGCAAGATCGTGGTGGACGGGCTGAAATACGAGAAGCAGCCGCATCTGGGCAGCGAAGCCGCCAAAGTAAAGGTGATCGAATTCGCCGATTTCAAATGCCCTGCCTGCAAAAATTGGACCGCCTCCTACCTGGATACGTTCATCAAGGACTACGTTGACAGCGGGAAAGTCCAGTTCTACTTCATGAACTTTGCCTTCATTGACCGGGATTCTTACCTGGCCGCCAGTGCCGGGGAAGCTATTTATCAGCAGAATAACGAGAAGTTCTGGGAGTATCTCCACAAGCTCTACGAGAGCCAGGGCGATGAGAGCCAGATCTGGGCAACCCAGAAGTTCATCCTGGGGTTCGTGAAGGACAATATTGCAGGGATTGACCAAAAGCGGTTCGAGCAGGATCTGAAGAACCATACGTATATGTACGATGTCAAAGAGGACTTCAAAATCGCCGGAGCCTACGGCGTCAACGGCACACCAAAGTTCATGGTGAACAGCGTCCTGCTGCCGGATTCCTCTTATGAAGGCTTAAGTGCCGCCATTGAAGCGGCTTTAAGTGAAGCTAAGTAATTACTATTGTATTAAAAGACTATTAAAAGAACGCCCCGGCCGGGAAAAGATGGCCGGGGCGTTCTTGTATGAATGAATTATTCCACGGCCAGCTGGCCGGTATCCATATTCTTCAGCACCAGCTTGCCTTCAAGCGGCGCGCCGTCCTCACCGGTCAGCTTCAGCTTCCCGGTTCGGCCCTTCTCAATCAGGGCCTTCACCTGGGTGTCGGTGAGCGTGCGTCCGTGATTCTCCTTCCAGATCACGAAGGCGCAGCCCTCCTTATAATGGGAGCAGCCGTAGCCCTTGCGGCCCATGAAGATCATGCCGCCGCAGCCGGGACGCGGGCAGGAGCCGATAACCTTCGGCCCGGTATCTCCGCTCTTCCCGGCAGCCGCAGACGCCGCGCTGCGCGGTTTGACCGCTGCCGGCTTGCGCTCAGCCGCCTTGGACTCGGCGGTCTTGCGAGGCGAAGCAGCCGGGCTGCGGCCCTTGCCGCCGCTGTTCAGCGAGGGCGTATCCCCTTCGAAGGAGGTCTTAGCGGCGCGCGACTGCACGCGGACCTTGTCCACAATCATCGAAGCGAACCGCTTGACGTTCTCCATAAATTGTCCGTCCGCTGCGGTGCCGCGGGCAATTTCATTCAAGCGGCGCTCCCACTGCCCTGTCATTTCCGGGGAGGTCAGCAGCTCCACACCTGCCCCGCGGATCAGCTCAACCGCCGTCCGCCCCTTTTGGGTGATGGCGATCTTTTTCCCCTGCATCTCTACATAGCCGACATTCTTCAGCCGTTCAATTGTAGCAGCCCGGGTCGCCGGTGTGCCTAGCCCTGAATCCTTCATGGCATCGCGCAGCTCTTCGTCCTCAATCTGCTTGCCCGCGCTCTCCATCGCCTTCAGCAATGTTCCTTCGGTGTAATGCTTCGGCGGCTGGGTATCCTTCTCCTTCACAATCGCATCGCTGCAGATCACTTCACCCTCCGCTTGAACCGAGAACGGCTCGTTCACCTCAAGCTCCTCTTCCTCCTCGTCCTCCTTGCCTTTGCCCTTGGCCGGTTTGGACTTGTCCTTCTTCTGGTCTGCGTAGATCACCTTCCAGCCGAGGCTGAGCAGCTCCTTGACCGTAGTCTTGAACTTCTCGGCTTCGACTTCGGTGATCACCGTATGCACCTTGTATTCCGCAGCCGGATAGAACTGGGAGAGGAAGCGGCGGACGATCAGATCATAGAGCTTAGCCTCATCCACGCTTAGACCGTTCGCTCTACGGTTCGTCGGCAGAATCGCATGGTGGTCCTCCACCTTGGACGGATTACAGATAAACTTGTTGCCTTTATGAACCAGGTTGGAGTTCGCACCCTTTACCCAATCGTCATACTGCGTGCCCCGAAGGGCCGACAGCGTCTTGTGCATTTCAGGAATATTCTGTTCCGTGACATAGTTGGAGTTGGTACGCGGGTAAGAGATCACTTTGTGCTTCTCATACAGCGCCTGCGCGATATCCAGTGTTTTTTTGGCGGAAAAGGCATATTTCCCGTTCGCCTCACGCTGCAGCAGCGTCAGATCGTACAGCTTATTCGGATATTCCTTGGTCTCTTTGACCTCATAGAGAACAATCCGGGCGGGCTTGCCTTTGACCTTGGCTGCAAGCGCCTCTGCCTTCGCACCATCCGTTAACCGATCGCCCTGCCACATTCCCTTATAAGTCAGCTCATTCTGGGTGAAATGCCCTTCCACCTCAAAGAACTTCAGCGAGGAGAACGCTTCAATGGTCTTCTGACGGTCATAGATCAGCGCCAGCACCGGTGTCTGTACCCGGCCTACAGAGAGCAGCACATTATGCTTGGTGGTAAAAGCGCGCGAGCCGTTCATCCCGATCAGCCAGTCCGCCTCGCTGCGTGCCCGGGCTGCTTTGGTCAGATTCTCGTATTCCAACCCGTCCTTCAGCTCCTGGAAGCCCTTGCGGATCGTCTCCGGCGTCAGATCGGAGATCCACAGCCGCTTCACCGGCTGGTTCAGCTCCAGGTAGCGCTGGATCAGCGAGAAAATATGCTGGCCCTCACGCCCGGCATCGCAGGAGTTCACCAGCAGATCGCTGCGCTTCGCCAGCTCCCCGATCACCTTCAGCTGATCCATGGTGCGTGCGTTAGGCAGCAGCTTGAACTCCTCGGGGATGATCGGCAGATCATTAATGTTCCATTTTTTATATTTATTGTCGTAGGCTTCGGGCTCTGCCAGGCCAATCAGATGCCCAATCGCCCAGGTGATGATGTACTGCTCCCCTTCCAGATAGGAACGGTAGTTTTTGGCCTTCGGTTCTATTGCGGCGGCGATATTCCGCCCCATGTCCGGTTTCTCCGCAATAATGAGTGTCTTCAACAATAATCGCTCCTTACCCTCGGTTCATTACAAAAGTTGTCCAGTAGTCTATTATACCATTCCTGGACCCCAAAATCCGCTGCTCATTATTGAGGCCTGCCGCTTAAGGGCGAAATATCGCCATCAGAATGAGCAGCGCCCCGATGATCAGGCTGAACAGCTCAAGCATATCTCCCCTGGACCAGTGCTTGCGGAAAAATACGATTGCAGGCTGGGCAAGCCCCGCTATCAGATACAGAACAGCCAGCAGCAAACCAAAGGAAAGTATGGTGAAGACGGGTGCATTACTCTGCGGCCCCCCGATGAAGGTAATCAACACGATTAACAGGGTCAGAATATACAAAATACACCGGAAGAAGATAATCCACGGCCCGGACTTTACGGGAACAGGTTCAACCGGGACTTGCTGTTCCTTGGCCCGCTCTTCCAATTGGCGGCGGATTTCCTCAGGATACTCCTTACGCATTTTCTGCATCTGTCTGGCATTGTCAAGCCTGTGTCTCAAGCGTCCAAACATACTTTCCCCTCCTCTCCAAGGCGGCAATTCATGCGGTATTCCCCTATTTTATCAGAGCTTCAATTCAAGCAAAAGCAGTATCTGGCGCGGACTTCAGACTGCTTACGCGCAGGACGGCCTCCCCAATATCGATTACTTCCTTGTTACCCGTTCTGCGGTCCATATATTCAATCCTCTGCTCTGCGGCCAGCTTGCCGACCACCAGCGCAACCGGTATACCGATCAGCCCGGCATCCTTGAATTTGACCCCGGCCCGCTCATCACGGTCGTCCAGCAGGATATCGATGCCCAAGGCGGTCAGCCGTGCATACAGAGCCTCGGCCAGCTCACGCTGCGCTGTATCTTTGACCGACATCAGCAGAATATGAACCGTGAATGGAGCCAGACCCTGCGGCCAGATCAGCCCTTGGTCATCGTTGTTCTGTTCAGCCACTGCGGCCAGCAAGCGGGAGATTCCGATGCCGTAGCAGCCCATTACCATAGGCTGGGTGCGGCCGTCTGCATCCAGGTAGCCTGCCCCCAGCTTCTCACTGTAGACCGTGCCCAGCTTAAAAACATGCCCTACCTCGATGCCCTGATGGAAATCCAGCTCCCCTTCGCCGCACTGCGGACAGCTGTCGCCGGTAACTGCATTGCGGAAATCCCCTACCTGCGTCAGCGGGAAGTCCCGGCCAGGCACCACTCCGCGCAGATGGTAATCCTCTGCCCCCGCCCCTGTGACCGCTTCAGTCATGGCTGCAACAGCAGCATCCACCAGGATAGGCACGGACAATCCGGCAGGACCGACATAACCGCTTCCGGTTCCGGCAGCCTCCTGCACATGCTCATAATCAGCCAACGTAATGTCACCGCAGCCGAGGTACTTTTGCACCTTCAGCTCATTCACCTCATGATCTCCACGGACCAGCACGGCAAATGTCTTGCCTCCGCCCGTGTAGATTAATGTCTTGATGATATCCTGCGGTCTGAGCTGACTCTCCTGCTCCAGCTGCTGAATGGTCTTCTGGGCAGGCGTATGGAATCGCTCAGGGGCAGGCCGCCCGGCAAAATCTGGTCTATGCGGTGCGGCCCCGCTCTGCACTTCCGCCTGCTCCAGATTCGCGGCATATCCGCACAAGGAGCACACAGCTATCGTATCCTCGCCTATCTCTGACAGTGCCATGAATTCATGATTCTGGCCTTTCCCGCCAATCGCCCCGGCATTCGCCTGCACCGCCCGGTACTTCAGGCCGCAGCGGTCAAAGATCCGCTCATAAACGCTGTACATCACCTGATAAGCCTGATCCAGGCCATCCCAATCCGTATCAAATGAATAGGCATCCTTCATCAGGAACTCTCTGCCCCGCAGAAGCCCCGAGCGCGGACGACGTTCATCCCGGAACTTTGTCTGGATCTGATAGACAGTGACCGGGAGCCGCCGGTAAGAGCTGATCTCTCCACGCATTAGCGCTGTAACCACTTCCTCATGGGTCGGACCCAGCACGAACTCACGGTCGTGACGGTCCCGGAGCTTCATCAGCTCTTTGCCGTACACCTCATAACGTTCCGATTCTCTCCAGAGCTCTGCTGGCTGTAAGGATGGCATAAGCACCTCCTGCGCACCGGCTGACTCCATTTCCTGGCGCACGATCTGCTCCATCCTGCGCAGCACCCGCCGTCCGAGCGGCAAATAGGTGTATACCCCGGCAGCCACCTGCCGGATATATCCGGCACGCAGCAGCAGCTGGTGGCTCCTTGTCTCTGCTTCGGCAGGAGCTTCGCGCAGAGTGGTAACTAATAGATTGGTTTGACGCATACAGATCAGCCTCTTTCGTTGATAAGTGTGTAAGGGTCCAGATTATTTCGCTGCGTTAATGAGAACGCAAAAAAGGCGCATCCGTCAGGGACGAATGTGCCGTGTTACCACCCTGTTTCAACCCCAAGACTATCCAAGCCTGCGGTCCTCAATCCGGATAACGGCCGGGTCCGGCAGAATTATGCCCATCTTCAGCATAAGCTGCAGCTTCCAAGGCAGGGTTGGAGTCTTACGCACTCGGGGGATCTTTCAGCCGGTGAATCCCCTCTCTGCTTCCGGCGCTTACGGATACCAGGTCCTTGGTCAACGCTGTTACGTTATAAATGTTGGTACTTAATCTATACGATATTCCAGGCCGCGTCAAGCCAGCGATGTATGGATTGTGAATGCAATTAAATAATTTATACCAAATCCTTAAGATATGAAAAGAATGTGTCGATAAACCGAATATATGAGTAGAGTCATTCAGAGAGAAACGGCTACCGATGCTACCAGCCGATTTCCATGTACCAGAGGGGGAACCATTCCAATGTTCAAGTCAGTCAACCGCTTCATCCAACACAAGCTAAGATCACGATCGCTGCAACGAAAAATGATGATGCTGTTCACCATTATGCTGGTGATCCCGATCCTCCTGGTCAGTTATTTTTCTTATTCCAGTGCTAAACAGGAATTGGAAACCAAAATGCAAAAAGCCACACATTCCAGTGTCGATCTGGTCGCCGGGACCATCCAAGAATATGTATCCGCTGCTATGCGGAATGTAGATTTGCTCAGCCGCCAGATCCAATCTTCCGAGGTCGATGGTAAGACTCCCGCAACACGCACACTCATCGATCAGTTCATGAAGGCACATCCCGAGCTTGAGATTCTTACGGTGGGCAACGAGCAAGGTGCCTGGATGAAGGCCCCGGACCCCGGCAAACAGGATTATGATCCGCGTACACGGGACTGGTATAAGGCGTCCATGCAGAATGCCGGTAGCACTACAATCATTGATCCTTTTGTCTCAGCAACAACCGGCAACTATACGTTGTTCATCTCCCATTCGCTGGAGGATGGCAAAGGAGCTGTGACCACAAGCCTCAATCTCAAGGCAATGAGTGAAAGAATCCATACCACCCATCCAGGTGAAACCGGCTACTTCTACATTGTGGACCGTAATCATAAATTCGTCTCTTATCCCGGCAAAGCTGCAGGTGAAGATGTAGCAGATTTTATAGTGAAAATGCTGGTTAACGACAGCGGGGACCTGCACTATACCAATCCGGACACGGAGAAGGAGATGCAGGGTTACTATACAACCGATCCGAATACCGGGTTCAAAATTGTCGGCATCCTGCCTACCCAAGAATTCTCAGATGCCTCACAGCCCATTATCTATACAGGACTTATGGTTCTGGGCATTGCCCTGCTGGTCGCCCTAACCCTGATGTACCTGATTGTCCGCTCCATCACGAAGCCGATCCGCAGTCTGAACCGTTCTGCACAGCGGGTAAGCGAAGGCTATCTGAATGAGCGGATTCAGATCAACCGGGCCGATGAAATCGGTCAGCTGGCACAGAATTACAACCTGATGGTAGGCTCCCTGCGCGGCATCGTCTCGGATATTTCGGGCACCTCTGGACAATTGGCAGCCTCCAGCCAGCAATTGAATGCCACAACGGAAGAGAACTCCAGAGCCACCGCTTACGTGGCAGAACTGGTGCAGGAATCCTCCGAAGGTGCACAGACACAGACCTCAGCCATGGCAGAAACCTCGCGCGCGATGGAGGAAATGTCCTCCGGTATTCAAAAGATCGCCGAAGCCGCCGCCTCCATCGTCGATTCTTCCGCGAACACTGAAGCAGATGTGCGCAGCGGCAGCCGGAAGATGGAACAGGTCAGCCAGCAAATGGATGCCATCCGGACCTCTACTCACCACTCTTCGCAGCTGATCGGGCAATTAAACGGCCTTAACGATGAGGTATCTGCGATGAGCAGTGCAATTACTACGATCGCTGTACAGACGAATCTCCTGTCGCTGAACGCCGGCATTGAAGCGGCCCGGGCCGGAGAGCAGGGCCGGGGCTTCGCCGTCGTGGCGGCAGAGGTACGGAAGCTGGCCGATCAATCGAAGAATACTGCCGGGGATATTCAAGATACCCTCCAGCAGATGACCCGATTGATCGACCAGACCTATGAAGCGATCCGGCATACCGTTTCAGCAGATGTGGAGCTGGGTATTCGGGTTACCGCCGAAGCCAAGGAATCGTTCATCAGCATTGAACAGTCTACGGCCACAATCAACAGCCAACTGCATGACATCTCAGCTATCACCGAGCAGATGTCTGCGGGAGCGCAGGAGGTTGCCGCTTCCGTACACGAAATCTCCAGCATCTCCCGGTCCACCTCAGACGCCTTCCAGAGTGTAACGGCAGCTACAGAGGAACAGCTCGCTTCCATGGAAGAGATCTCTGCCTCCTCGATGGAGCTGTCCAAAATGGCGGGCGATCTGCAGCTTAAGATTGAACGTTTCAAGCTGGAAGACTAACCCGGTGATTTTAAGAGCGGTGTATGCCGTTCATTCTCTTAGTCGCATGACAAAAAGCCGTCCCTCAGCAATGCTGAAGGACGGCTTTTTGGTGTATATTCAGTTAAGCAAGTACAGTCGAGCCCATCAGGTATTTATCCACTTCACGCGCTGCTTCGCGGCCCTCGTTGATGGCCCAGACGACCAGACTCTGTCCGCGGCGCATATCTCCGGCTGCGAATACTTTATCCACATTCGTATTGAATTTGCCATAACGGGCCTTCACATTAGTGCGGCGGTCCGTATCCAGCTTAAGCTGCTCAATGATATCCTGCTCCGGTCCGTCGAAGCCAATCGCAATCAGCGCCAGCTGGGCTGGATAGACAGCCTCGGTTCCCGGAACCGGCTGGTAGATCTTCCGTCCCGTCTCGTCTACTGTCCGGCGGATCTGCACTGTGTGCAGCTCCTTGAGGTTGCCTTCTTCATCGCCGACGAACTTCGTCGTCATGATAGAGAATTCACGCGGGTCTTCACCGAAGACCGCCTTGGCTTCCTGCTGGGCATAATCCAGGGTGTAGACATTCGGGAACTGCGGCCAAGGGTTAGCAATCGGATCACGCGTAAGCGGCGCTTTGTCATGGGTGCCGAACTGGGTGATGCTGTTGCAGCCATGCCGCAGGGAAGTCGCTACACAGTCGGAGCCGGTGTCGCCCCCGCCCAGTACGATTACGTCCTTGCCTGCGGCGGATACGTAATTGCCATCCTCCAGATTAGAATTCAGATAGCTCTTGATCGTGCCGTTCAGGTAATCCATGGCATACATAACCCCTTTGAGGTCATTGCCCTCCACGTTGAAGCGTCTTGCCTTGGTAGCACCGCCGCAGAGAACAACGGCATCATATTCATCAACCAGCTGCTGCGCCGGAATGTCTGTGCCAATTTCCGTATTCACCACGAATTCGATACCTTCTGCAGCCAGCAGATCAACGCGGCGCTGTACGACACGTTTGTCCAGCTTCATCGTAGGAATACCGTACATCAGAAGGCCGCCAACCCGGTCACTGCGCTCAAAGACCGTTACCGAATGACCTGCTTTGTTGAGCTGGGCGGCAGCGGCCAGGCCTGCCGGTCCGGAGCCGACAATAGCGATCCGTTTGCCTGTACGCTTCTCCGGCGGACTCGGGACTACCCAGCCCTCTTCAAAGCCCTTGTCCACAATGGCCAGCTCAATTGTCTTAATCGTAACAGGCTGTCCAATCAGACCGACGGTACAGGAGCCCTCGCAGGGTGCAGGACAGATGCTGCCGGTGAATTCAGGGAAGTTATTCGTCTTGTGCAGGCGCTCCAGCGCTTCCTTCCACAAGCCACGGTAGACCAGGTTGTTCCACTCCGGGATCAGGTTATGCACGGGACAGCCTGAAGTACCGCCGCTCATATCCATGCCGGTGTGGCAATACGGTGTGCCGCAATCCATACAACGGGCACCCTGAGTCCGAAGCTCGTCCTCGGTCAGATGCTCGTGGAATTCTTCCCAGTCCTTCACGCGCTGCTCGGGATCGCGGTCCCCTGGGAGCTGGCGCTTATACTCCATAAATCCAGTAGGTGTAGACATATATACGTTTCCCCCATCCGTTCTCTTCGTGTTGATGTATAGTACACCATTTCTAATTTTAATTATATTAGCATTCAATACTTTCGCACTGTAATGGACTAATCTGTTGATTATTTGTACTATTTCACATCTGGTGTCAGAGAAAACGCTTCATTGTCACTCCTTGCGTTCGTAAACGAAAAAACGGTAATAATACGGATTCTGCTCATTCTTGAGTCCCGATGTATTGGAGACTTCCTTCCACTGGCTCCAGTCTACCTCAGGGAACCGCGTATCGCCTT
This genomic interval from Paenibacillus sp. FSL H8-0332 contains the following:
- a CDS encoding HAD family hydrolase, yielding MKYLTQQVIFDLDDTLVHCNKYFDLILGQYFQLMSDWFSDYQPTIGELRSKQVEIDVETVSTSGLASDNFPKSLIATYRYFCSKYNRKPVAFEERQLMKLGMSVYDQEVEAYPGMVETLDTLKQDGHSLYLYTGGDDTIQQRKIAQMKLDAYFDDRIYIRQHKNVEALENILTTYPFDRKTTWMIGNSLRTDVLPALTAGINSIYLKQPTEWLYNLIELEREMQQSVMTISAIHEVPPVIRTAALREHHG
- a CDS encoding ArsR family transcriptional regulator, whose product is MNYELKIDVSPVYELLDSFMLYVTKKWTSNLDIGTDWIRDVDGRFTPAQLAALKQAAEWPFEDYDVLYAWAYSRGEASKVLQFLAELESSSLEDCLRRTEPFFHNFTAEECARIKKGYMPLLRIWYEHYFRHVEHTLLPLLIEDASEKKMLESKMDMVPLIEYASGGIVIEDIPGLKTIVLLPTVHNRPINTYCFFKNLMLVQYPVDVPSDNEEEPPTVLLRLTQALSDPTRLRLLRFVANEPKTLWEMQSELSLSREILMHHLLSLRVAGLLRVHLRGEGTERYSIRPDGASELQMFLESYIRI
- a CDS encoding thioredoxin domain-containing protein produces the protein MNNKANRSRNTPNHGRLLPMLLAVIAVLLIALLAFFLTQSKSSGTEALDNLPNYTDVKGKIVVDGLKYEKQPHLGSEAAKVKVIEFADFKCPACKNWTASYLDTFIKDYVDSGKVQFYFMNFAFIDRDSYLAASAGEAIYQQNNEKFWEYLHKLYESQGDESQIWATQKFILGFVKDNIAGIDQKRFEQDLKNHTYMYDVKEDFKIAGAYGVNGTPKFMVNSVLLPDSSYEGLSAAIEAALSEAK
- a CDS encoding methyl-accepting chemotaxis protein, whose product is MFKSVNRFIQHKLRSRSLQRKMMMLFTIMLVIPILLVSYFSYSSAKQELETKMQKATHSSVDLVAGTIQEYVSAAMRNVDLLSRQIQSSEVDGKTPATRTLIDQFMKAHPELEILTVGNEQGAWMKAPDPGKQDYDPRTRDWYKASMQNAGSTTIIDPFVSATTGNYTLFISHSLEDGKGAVTTSLNLKAMSERIHTTHPGETGYFYIVDRNHKFVSYPGKAAGEDVADFIVKMLVNDSGDLHYTNPDTEKEMQGYYTTDPNTGFKIVGILPTQEFSDASQPIIYTGLMVLGIALLVALTLMYLIVRSITKPIRSLNRSAQRVSEGYLNERIQINRADEIGQLAQNYNLMVGSLRGIVSDISGTSGQLAASSQQLNATTEENSRATAYVAELVQESSEGAQTQTSAMAETSRAMEEMSSGIQKIAEAAASIVDSSANTEADVRSGSRKMEQVSQQMDAIRTSTHHSSQLIGQLNGLNDEVSAMSSAITTIAVQTNLLSLNAGIEAARAGEQGRGFAVVAAEVRKLADQSKNTAGDIQDTLQQMTRLIDQTYEAIRHTVSADVELGIRVTAEAKESFISIEQSTATINSQLHDISAITEQMSAGAQEVAASVHEISSISRSTSDAFQSVTAATEEQLASMEEISASSMELSKMAGDLQLKIERFKLED
- a CDS encoding glutamate synthase subunit beta — its product is MSTPTGFMEYKRQLPGDRDPEQRVKDWEEFHEHLTEDELRTQGARCMDCGTPYCHTGMDMSGGTSGCPVHNLIPEWNNLVYRGLWKEALERLHKTNNFPEFTGSICPAPCEGSCTVGLIGQPVTIKTIELAIVDKGFEEGWVVPSPPEKRTGKRIAIVGSGPAGLAAAAQLNKAGHSVTVFERSDRVGGLLMYGIPTMKLDKRVVQRRVDLLAAEGIEFVVNTEIGTDIPAQQLVDEYDAVVLCGGATKARRFNVEGNDLKGVMYAMDYLNGTIKSYLNSNLEDGNYVSAAGKDVIVLGGGDTGSDCVATSLRHGCNSITQFGTHDKAPLTRDPIANPWPQFPNVYTLDYAQQEAKAVFGEDPREFSIMTTKFVGDEEGNLKELHTVQIRRTVDETGRKIYQPVPGTEAVYPAQLALIAIGFDGPEQDIIEQLKLDTDRRTNVKARYGKFNTNVDKVFAAGDMRRGQSLVVWAINEGREAAREVDKYLMGSTVLA
- a CDS encoding proline--tRNA ligase, which produces MRQTNLLVTTLREAPAEAETRSHQLLLRAGYIRQVAAGVYTYLPLGRRVLRRMEQIVRQEMESAGAQEVLMPSLQPAELWRESERYEVYGKELMKLRDRHDREFVLGPTHEEVVTALMRGEISSYRRLPVTVYQIQTKFRDERRPRSGLLRGREFLMKDAYSFDTDWDGLDQAYQVMYSVYERIFDRCGLKYRAVQANAGAIGGKGQNHEFMALSEIGEDTIAVCSLCGYAANLEQAEVQSGAAPHRPDFAGRPAPERFHTPAQKTIQQLEQESQLRPQDIIKTLIYTGGGKTFAVLVRGDHEVNELKVQKYLGCGDITLADYEHVQEAAGTGSGYVGPAGLSVPILVDAAVAAMTEAVTGAGAEDYHLRGVVPGRDFPLTQVGDFRNAVTGDSCPQCGEGELDFHQGIEVGHVFKLGTVYSEKLGAGYLDADGRTQPMVMGCYGIGISRLLAAVAEQNNDDQGLIWPQGLAPFTVHILLMSVKDTAQRELAEALYARLTALGIDILLDDRDERAGVKFKDAGLIGIPVALVVGKLAAEQRIEYMDRRTGNKEVIDIGEAVLRVSSLKSAPDTAFA
- a CDS encoding DNA topoisomerase 3, yielding MKTLIIAEKPDMGRNIAAAIEPKAKNYRSYLEGEQYIITWAIGHLIGLAEPEAYDNKYKKWNINDLPIIPEEFKLLPNARTMDQLKVIGELAKRSDLLVNSCDAGREGQHIFSLIQRYLELNQPVKRLWISDLTPETIRKGFQELKDGLEYENLTKAARARSEADWLIGMNGSRAFTTKHNVLLSVGRVQTPVLALIYDRQKTIEAFSSLKFFEVEGHFTQNELTYKGMWQGDRLTDGAKAEALAAKVKGKPARIVLYEVKETKEYPNKLYDLTLLQREANGKYAFSAKKTLDIAQALYEKHKVISYPRTNSNYVTEQNIPEMHKTLSALRGTQYDDWVKGANSNLVHKGNKFICNPSKVEDHHAILPTNRRANGLSVDEAKLYDLIVRRFLSQFYPAAEYKVHTVITEVEAEKFKTTVKELLSLGWKVIYADQKKDKSKPAKGKGKEDEEEEELEVNEPFSVQAEGEVICSDAIVKEKDTQPPKHYTEGTLLKAMESAGKQIEDEELRDAMKDSGLGTPATRAATIERLKNVGYVEMQGKKIAITQKGRTAVELIRGAGVELLTSPEMTGQWERRLNEIARGTAADGQFMENVKRFASMIVDKVRVQSRAAKTSFEGDTPSLNSGGKGRSPAASPRKTAESKAAERKPAAVKPRSAASAAAGKSGDTGPKVIGSCPRPGCGGMIFMGRKGYGCSHYKEGCAFVIWKENHGRTLTDTQVKALIEKGRTGKLKLTGEDGAPLEGKLVLKNMDTGQLAVE